A single region of the Silene latifolia isolate original U9 population chromosome 8, ASM4854445v1, whole genome shotgun sequence genome encodes:
- the LOC141594605 gene encoding uncharacterized protein LOC141594605, translating into MACDRFYGWPMVSDRHLSWQLLRLLHEECDGPWVCMGDFSEILYTTEMRGGVRAQWKMNNFRDAVNDYGLRDISFEGLEFTYDNGQADDVNRQCRLDRAMANEAWFELFPYAKLEHLLREWSDHVPIKLHLERDTRARGGRKLF; encoded by the coding sequence ATGGCGTGTGACCGTTTTTATGGATGGCCTATGGTGAGTGACAGACATTTATCTTGGCAGCTGTTGCGACTGTTACATGAAGAATGCGATGGCCCGTGGGTTTGTATGGGGGACTTTAGTGAAATTTTGTACACTACGGAGATGAGAGGGGGTGTGAGAGCGCAATGGAAAATGAACAATTTTCGGGATGCGGTCAATGATTATGGGTTGCGTGATATTAGTTTCGAGGGTCTTGAGTTTACGTATGATAATGGACAAGCTGATGATGTTAATAGACAATGCCGCCTGGATCGAGCTATGGCTAATGAGGCATGGTTTGAGTTATTCCCATATGCGAAATTGGAACACTTATTACGAGAATGGTCGGATCATGTGCCGATAAAGCTACATTTGGAGCGTGATACGAGGGCAAGGGGTGGTAGGAAATTATTCTGA